From one Misgurnus anguillicaudatus chromosome 2, ASM2758022v2, whole genome shotgun sequence genomic stretch:
- the trdc gene encoding uncharacterized protein trdc: MVVRMQIYLTDIVRGLNEVETPLTFGDPIRLTVTPKDVPDTPPILSILSPVEPDGQDICLAAGFFPKDKSMILNEDPTDSLKTENAALSTSTKTYYYAGFKQKSITHCKIDQVEATPDSPVTGKDEKDNSQTPKTCPTNAPVNSPSVSTDTGNPKTNSMTLLVTGLRILLAKCVAINVLMSVKAFLV, encoded by the exons GATATTGTCAGGGGGCTGAATGAAGTGGAGACCCCACTAACTTTTGGAGATCCCATCCGTCTCACCGTCACACCAA AAGATGTACCTGATACTCCTCCAATACTGTCCATTCTGTCCCCGGTAGAACCCGATGGACAAGATATTTGTCTGGCCGCCGGGTTCTTTCCTAAAGATAAGTCCATGATTCTAAATGAAGATCCTACAGACAGTTTGAAAACCGAAAATGCTGCCTTGTCAACAAGCACTAAAACTTATTATTATGCtggttttaaacaaaaaagtattaCACATTGCAAAATTGATCAAGTTGAGGCAACTCCGGACAGTCCCGTGACAG GTAAAGATGAGAAAGACAATTCCCAGACTCCAAAGACTTGTCCAACAAACGCTCCTGTTAATTCTCCCTCTGTGTCAACAGACACTG gtaatCCTAAAACGAACTCCATGACCCTACTTGTGACAGGTCTGAGAATTCTGCTTGCTAAATGTGTTGCAATCAATGTATTGATGTCTGTCAAAGCATTTCTAGTTTGA